The Thalassoroseus pseudoceratinae genome has a segment encoding these proteins:
- a CDS encoding sirohydrochlorin chelatase: protein MPTEQQSIALLLIAHGSRRPEANADLVTLATQVRERSDFAAIEVAYLELTEPTIPQGIAACVQPGIENVRLLPYFLSAGVHVIEDLEQHRQDAEKKYPHVTFELCPPLGLHPKIIDVVLDRSEESLASRET from the coding sequence ATGCCGACGGAACAACAATCCATTGCCCTCTTACTCATCGCGCACGGTAGCCGTCGACCGGAAGCCAATGCGGATCTAGTCACGTTGGCAACACAGGTTCGTGAACGCTCGGATTTTGCAGCGATCGAGGTGGCTTATCTCGAGCTGACCGAGCCCACCATACCCCAAGGGATTGCCGCTTGCGTTCAACCGGGAATCGAAAACGTGCGGTTGCTGCCGTATTTTCTCTCGGCGGGGGTGCACGTCATCGAAGACTTAGAGCAGCATCGTCAGGACGCAGAAAAAAAGTATCCGCACGTGACCTTCGAGTTGTGCCCGCCGTTGGGGTTGCATCCGAAAATCATCGACGTGGTATTGGACCGGTCCGAAGAAAGTCTGGCATCTCGCGAAACTTGA
- a CDS encoding dihydroorotate dehydrogenase — MLRDVSNLAVRLNRLALANPILVASGTFGYAREMGAFVPFDRLGGVIPKTITPQPRVGNSPPRTVETSSGLLNSIGLDNDGLETFVAKHLEYLLGLGTKVIANIAGKTIDDFAMMARRLNEFPALGGLELNISCPNVSGGVDFGTDPELASQVVKAVRDACDLPVIAKLTPNVTSVPRIAEAVHSAGADAVSLVNTFQGMAVDWRRRRPILGGNFGGLSGPAIKPLALRVVCQVARAVDIPIIAVGGISNVTDVLEFLVAGASAVQIGTANFYNPKLAGELVDQLHQVLRDENIADVTDLVGTLQLNEPQSSKAILGTPTASDDAESEHNSN; from the coding sequence ATGCTTCGCGACGTGTCCAACCTTGCTGTCCGCTTGAACCGACTCGCATTGGCCAACCCGATTCTTGTGGCGTCCGGCACGTTCGGTTACGCCCGGGAAATGGGGGCGTTCGTGCCTTTCGACCGCCTCGGTGGAGTGATCCCGAAAACGATCACGCCGCAACCACGGGTCGGGAATTCGCCACCACGAACCGTTGAGACCTCATCGGGACTTCTCAATTCCATCGGTCTCGACAACGATGGTCTCGAAACCTTCGTTGCCAAGCACCTTGAGTATTTGCTCGGGTTGGGAACAAAGGTCATTGCGAATATCGCCGGCAAGACGATTGACGACTTTGCAATGATGGCTCGTCGATTGAATGAGTTCCCCGCGCTCGGCGGATTGGAACTGAATATCTCGTGCCCGAATGTCAGTGGCGGTGTTGATTTTGGCACCGATCCGGAACTCGCTTCTCAAGTCGTGAAAGCCGTGCGGGACGCTTGCGATCTGCCGGTGATTGCGAAACTCACCCCGAATGTGACGAGCGTTCCACGGATCGCTGAAGCCGTCCATTCGGCCGGGGCGGACGCTGTCTCGCTTGTGAACACATTCCAAGGGATGGCGGTTGATTGGCGTCGTCGTCGTCCGATTCTGGGTGGGAACTTCGGTGGTCTCAGTGGACCAGCCATCAAGCCGTTGGCGTTGCGTGTGGTTTGCCAAGTGGCCCGGGCCGTTGATATCCCGATCATCGCGGTCGGTGGCATCTCCAATGTGACGGACGTGCTGGAATTTCTTGTCGCCGGGGCATCGGCTGTTCAAATTGGAACAGCGAACTTCTACAATCCCAAACTCGCTGGTGAGTTGGTCGACCAACTTCACCAAGTTTTGCGAGACGAAAACATCGCCGACGTCACGGATCTAGTGGGCACATTGCAGCTCAACGAACCTCAGTCGAGCAAAGCGATTCTTGGAACGCCGACAGCATCCGACGACGCGGAATCTGAACACAACTCCAATTGA
- a CDS encoding division/cell wall cluster transcriptional repressor MraZ, translating into MPPESFITGEVKRTIDDRFRVSLPTEMAQAVTDEDGETIIAKERYGCLSLWRAAEWQKRMDDGVGLIKQRIQAGRMEQRWDEVQRLGRLLSTRSKTVKLANRSRLLVPEGFREFLDVATNQEVMIVGAVICVEIWQPAAWLETLKQDMPGFGTMFQGLAG; encoded by the coding sequence ATGCCGCCGGAATCGTTCATCACAGGTGAGGTCAAACGGACCATTGATGATCGCTTTCGCGTCTCGCTACCAACCGAGATGGCGCAAGCCGTCACTGATGAGGACGGTGAGACCATCATTGCCAAGGAACGCTACGGCTGTCTCAGTCTGTGGCGGGCCGCTGAATGGCAGAAGCGAATGGATGACGGTGTCGGGTTGATCAAGCAACGCATCCAGGCTGGTCGAATGGAACAACGTTGGGATGAAGTGCAGCGACTCGGTCGCCTCTTGTCCACGCGTTCGAAGACGGTGAAATTAGCGAATCGCTCGCGGTTGCTGGTTCCAGAGGGTTTTCGAGAGTTCTTGGATGTTGCAACGAACCAAGAAGTGATGATTGTCGGTGCGGTGATCTGCGTGGAAATTTGGCAGCCTGCCGCCTGGCTCGAAACATTGAAACAAGACATGCCCGGTTTCGGGACCATGTTCCAAGGATTAGCCGGGTAG
- the trpS gene encoding tryptophan--tRNA ligase — protein MSPRVLSGIQPTGRFHWGNYFGAIRQYIALQDHDQAFYFIADFHALTTVRDPKTLRGFTQDAAIDLLALGLDPAKAALFRQSDVPEIPELTWLLMTVTQMHLLDKCHAYKDKKEKGIAADAGLFTYPVLMAADILAYDSDIVPVGQDQVQHIEVTRDLAQRFNHFYGETFVLPNAKVLDTTAKVPGTDGEKMSKSYGNIIELFMPPKKLRKKIMSIKTDSTPMEDPKDPETCAVFTLYKLFSSEEQQATLAERYRAGGMGYGEAKQTLYEAAMEYFGEARERRADLEQRPDDVEQILQDGAARARAKAGKVLARAKSACGLSARPS, from the coding sequence ATGAGTCCACGAGTCCTGTCGGGAATCCAACCCACCGGACGATTCCACTGGGGCAATTATTTCGGTGCGATTCGACAGTACATTGCCCTTCAGGATCACGATCAGGCGTTCTACTTCATCGCGGATTTTCACGCCCTGACGACGGTCCGAGATCCCAAGACATTGCGGGGCTTCACCCAGGATGCCGCCATTGATTTGCTGGCGTTGGGTTTGGACCCCGCGAAAGCCGCTTTGTTTCGACAGTCCGATGTGCCGGAGATTCCCGAACTCACGTGGCTTTTGATGACGGTGACGCAAATGCACCTGCTCGACAAATGCCATGCTTACAAGGACAAGAAGGAGAAGGGCATCGCCGCCGACGCTGGGCTGTTCACCTACCCGGTTCTGATGGCCGCGGACATCTTGGCGTATGACAGTGATATCGTGCCGGTCGGGCAGGATCAGGTCCAACACATCGAAGTGACCCGGGACCTCGCCCAACGATTCAACCACTTCTATGGTGAGACGTTCGTGCTGCCGAACGCGAAGGTTCTCGACACCACCGCCAAAGTGCCGGGCACCGATGGCGAGAAGATGTCCAAGAGTTACGGGAACATCATCGAGCTATTCATGCCGCCAAAGAAACTGCGGAAGAAGATCATGTCGATCAAGACGGACTCCACCCCCATGGAAGATCCGAAAGACCCGGAGACGTGCGCGGTGTTCACGCTTTACAAGCTCTTCTCGAGTGAGGAGCAGCAAGCGACGCTCGCGGAACGATACCGGGCCGGCGGAATGGGCTATGGCGAAGCGAAACAGACATTGTACGAAGCCGCGATGGAGTACTTCGGCGAAGCTCGGGAACGTCGAGCCGACTTGGAACAACGCCCCGACGACGTCGAACAGATTTTGCAAGACGGTGCGGCACGGGCACGTGCGAAAGCCGGAAAAGTACTTGCACGAGCCAAGTCTGCATGCGGGTTGAGCGCGAGGCCGTCATGA
- a CDS encoding phosphorylase family protein has translation MNAPQSTADTAHADIGLVCALAIEVNPLLDRCDRVRKYTGGKFTFRGGRYDDIRLAVVQAGMGFANARRATLALLEAHTPSWVISCGFSGALRDGMRVGDIVLANGIVDTHGQSLNLDLNMPADPDNGLHVGRLVTADEMVRTADEKRKLGEKHDALAVDMESLAVAQVCRETNTKFLAVRVISDDLSADLPPEVLSILGSSGSMRVGAAVTSLWKRPSSAKDMWRLRQQATNAASRLATFLDGILVQLHAAIPKS, from the coding sequence ATGAACGCACCGCAATCGACCGCTGACACCGCACATGCAGACATCGGCTTGGTGTGTGCGTTGGCGATTGAGGTCAACCCCTTGCTCGATCGCTGTGATCGCGTCCGCAAATACACCGGCGGCAAGTTCACGTTTCGTGGTGGGCGGTACGATGACATTCGGCTCGCTGTTGTCCAAGCGGGGATGGGGTTTGCGAATGCCCGACGTGCAACGTTAGCTCTGCTGGAAGCACACACGCCGTCTTGGGTGATCTCTTGTGGATTTTCAGGAGCACTCCGTGATGGCATGCGGGTCGGCGACATTGTGTTGGCAAACGGTATTGTCGACACACACGGGCAGTCGTTGAATCTTGATCTCAACATGCCGGCGGATCCCGACAACGGATTGCATGTCGGTCGTCTCGTCACAGCGGACGAAATGGTTCGCACGGCGGACGAGAAACGTAAACTCGGGGAAAAACACGACGCGCTCGCGGTCGACATGGAATCGTTGGCCGTCGCGCAAGTTTGTCGTGAAACCAATACGAAATTTCTTGCGGTCCGAGTTATCAGCGATGATCTCTCAGCCGATCTGCCGCCGGAAGTTCTGAGTATTCTCGGTTCGAGCGGTTCGATGCGTGTTGGAGCCGCCGTCACGTCGCTATGGAAGCGTCCGAGCAGTGCCAAAGATATGTGGCGACTCCGTCAACAAGCCACCAACGCAGCCAGTCGTCTAGCCACCTTTCTTGACGGCATTCTTGTGCAACTCCATGCGGCAATACCGAAATCCTGA
- a CDS encoding anti-sigma factor family protein, giving the protein MNSSEPLNEDRYEQFVAYLDGELDEASSRSVESTLANDEHARNEVAALARTWDLLDELPRVDVSSDFTEKTLSSVRLDTIVEKEDADSERPNGQKWLISAMLVVGMVSCFLAGLFLVQGISDPKTDVMLQNLPVIENLETYEDIGDAEFLRRLQEMKDFQDAVETQPE; this is encoded by the coding sequence ATGAATTCCTCCGAACCGCTCAACGAAGATCGCTACGAACAGTTCGTCGCCTATTTGGACGGTGAGTTGGACGAAGCGTCCTCACGCAGTGTCGAATCCACATTGGCCAACGACGAACACGCTCGCAACGAAGTCGCAGCGTTGGCTCGCACGTGGGATCTTCTCGATGAACTGCCTCGCGTGGATGTCTCGAGCGACTTCACCGAGAAAACGCTCAGTTCGGTTCGGCTCGACACGATCGTTGAGAAAGAGGACGCAGACTCCGAACGTCCCAACGGGCAGAAGTGGCTGATCAGTGCGATGCTAGTTGTGGGAATGGTCTCGTGTTTTCTAGCCGGTCTGTTTCTTGTGCAGGGTATTAGCGACCCGAAAACCGACGTCATGTTGCAAAATCTTCCGGTAATCGAGAACCTAGAAACTTACGAGGACATCGGTGACGCCGAATTTCTGCGTCGGCTTCAGGAAATGAAAGACTTCCAAGATGCGGTGGAAACTCAGCCCGAATAA
- a CDS encoding lipoprotein has translation MMRKFFCTVALLAMITVQAGCFIPLYSSSPDVRTKQLINQSESLRHIPEIWERIWFLDMPDLLTPYRTHGGVI, from the coding sequence ATGATGCGTAAATTCTTCTGCACCGTGGCGTTGTTGGCAATGATTACGGTCCAAGCGGGGTGTTTCATTCCGCTGTACTCCTCATCGCCCGACGTCCGTACCAAACAACTGATCAACCAATCGGAAAGCCTACGGCATATTCCGGAAATTTGGGAACGAATTTGGTTCCTCGATATGCCCGACTTGCTGACTCCGTATCGGACACACGGTGGGGTGATCTAA
- a CDS encoding RNA polymerase sigma factor: MGPASAASQTDNTSGTQTSTAGKEANGWLHDPDVQLMLRTQQGDRQAFEQLVLAYQDRLVGIFTHMIGSQEAAEDLAQEVFLRVYRSRERYKPKAKFSTWLFHIANNLAKNARRSLGRRKEVSYESRPTDQSSGDFASHVADKSGLMPTRQLARRELQGIVQDALDTLSDRQRMAVLLHKFEGMSYADIGQAMELSPAAVKSLLSRARENLRMKLESQIQ; the protein is encoded by the coding sequence ATGGGTCCGGCGTCTGCCGCCTCTCAAACTGATAACACATCAGGTACTCAGACATCGACGGCTGGAAAAGAGGCCAACGGTTGGCTGCACGATCCCGATGTGCAATTGATGTTGCGAACTCAGCAGGGGGACCGACAGGCTTTTGAACAACTGGTGTTGGCCTACCAGGACCGATTGGTCGGCATCTTCACGCACATGATTGGCAGTCAGGAAGCGGCCGAGGATTTAGCCCAGGAGGTCTTCCTCCGTGTTTATCGTTCACGCGAACGATACAAACCGAAGGCGAAGTTCTCGACTTGGTTGTTCCACATTGCCAACAATTTGGCGAAGAATGCTCGGCGATCGTTGGGTCGTCGGAAGGAAGTTTCCTACGAATCACGCCCCACCGATCAATCGTCCGGCGATTTCGCCAGCCACGTTGCGGACAAGTCCGGCCTGATGCCGACCAGACAGTTAGCCAGACGTGAACTACAAGGAATTGTGCAGGACGCGCTTGATACTCTGAGTGATCGCCAACGGATGGCCGTACTTCTACATAAATTTGAAGGCATGAGTTACGCCGACATCGGGCAGGCCATGGAACTCAGTCCGGCGGCGGTAAAAAGTTTGTTATCGCGGGCTCGTGAGAACCTGCGGATGAAACTCGAATCCCAAATTCAGTAA
- a CDS encoding HU family DNA-binding protein, giving the protein MTKKEIVKAISEELNLPQLKTKEIVQKTFDAIIDTLVRESRIELRNFGVFEVKKRAARKARNPRTGDPVEVAEKYVVTFKPGKEMEERVRQMEEEDRLARTQENSASAAGADPTNSSSTPSSYPQGYGSAEPTTPNPINETPGHGQS; this is encoded by the coding sequence GTGACCAAAAAAGAGATCGTCAAAGCCATCTCCGAGGAACTCAACCTTCCCCAGTTGAAGACCAAAGAGATTGTTCAGAAAACATTTGACGCCATTATCGACACTCTGGTTCGGGAATCTCGGATCGAGTTGCGAAACTTCGGGGTCTTTGAAGTCAAAAAACGAGCGGCCCGCAAGGCCAGAAATCCAAGAACCGGTGATCCGGTGGAAGTTGCCGAGAAGTACGTGGTGACTTTCAAACCGGGTAAGGAAATGGAAGAACGAGTGCGGCAGATGGAGGAGGAAGATCGCTTGGCTCGGACGCAGGAAAATTCCGCGTCGGCAGCCGGGGCCGATCCAACCAATTCTTCATCGACTCCTTCAAGCTATCCGCAAGGATATGGCTCGGCGGAACCGACAACTCCTAACCCCATCAACGAAACGCCGGGACACGGACAATCGTAA
- the acpS gene encoding holo-ACP synthase yields MTIIGLGTDIVEIARIGRMIERHGELFLRKIYTDEEIKYCHRRRDSYPNFAGRWAAKEAVMKTLGTGVSQGVSWQHVEVVSLPSGAPTMKVRGGAWDYARSLGIDDFLITISHCRAYATATAIAIRND; encoded by the coding sequence ATGACGATCATCGGACTTGGGACAGACATTGTCGAGATTGCAAGAATCGGCCGGATGATTGAACGTCATGGCGAACTGTTTTTACGCAAAATATACACCGACGAGGAAATCAAGTACTGCCATCGTCGTCGCGACTCGTATCCCAATTTTGCCGGTCGTTGGGCCGCGAAAGAAGCGGTGATGAAGACGCTTGGCACGGGCGTTTCTCAGGGAGTGAGTTGGCAACATGTGGAAGTCGTCTCGTTGCCCTCGGGCGCACCGACGATGAAAGTTCGCGGTGGTGCATGGGACTACGCTCGCTCCTTGGGCATCGACGATTTTCTCATTACCATTTCGCATTGCCGTGCATATGCGACGGCAACCGCAATTGCTATTCGGAACGATTAA